The genomic region AacttttcaaaataagagcctCATTAACTTGAGCAAGCGCAAACTAAATCTTAGTTTGTCTGTGATTTAAAACGAACAAATGAACTGTCATAGTCCGAAagagttttttattattatttaaatctaaTCAGGCAAGCTCCTCAATATAAATACGGTAAAAGCGAATACTGGCACTTGTCATTTGACATGAACATTATTACAGCGAAACATACGTGTGGATAACGGAGACGTTCAGAAGCAGCCAATCAGTGACTGGAAGGTCTCGGTGACGTAAATTCAAAGGAAAGCATTAGTGGTCTTTTTGACGTAGAAATTACTCGAGAGAAGAGTCATACTAACAAATTCTAACTAGAAATGTATCAAAGACACTAACAAGCACCAATAAATAGTCCCATACCCACATTAAAAGAAAGACAAAACGTGATGCTAttgttcatatttattttaagtaaccAAAAGTGCATAGATCAAGCCCTTTCACATAGAGCAGTTTCATTAGAACAGTGTACGTAGACAGAATTTAATTTACATGCCCTAAAACCCACACCACCACCTTAACTGAACCTACAAGAAAATCATTAGTCTGTCCAATTAAACAAATTGACTTTTGTGTCAATAAGACATTCTAACATTTCCACAGAACTGAAGAGACAGGAAAGTTTCCCAGTAAGGTACACCACACTTGAAGAGGAGCAGATTAACATCCTATCTTTGGTGTTTTTCTGGAGCTTTGCTTTCTGTACACATGTAAAGTTGCCAAAACCAAAGTGCTACAGTTGGTAGATTTGCCTTTAAGTTTAAAAGGGAATCTCGCTCTTTTACAAATTTTACCAAAAGTCCACAGTAACCCATTTAAATCTTATTTTGAaagataaacttgtttttttgttttttgattttcatCACTGAAATTTGGCAGATTCCCCATACCATTTGACTAACTGTATAGCTACATAATGATTCCTGAGCAAACTCAATAAAACTCTATTCAGAATGGCATTTAACTGTCTATTCTAGCAGTTGcactaatgatttttatacatgAAGGATAAATAGACCGTCAGAGTCGTCAGGGTGGAGAGGTCTGCTTTAGATCAGCTCTCTCTTTGTGGTCAACAGACCTCAAACCATGACAACATTCACAAAGCCATGACTACAGTAATAAGAGCCAAGTAAATACTGGAATACGCCCATTTTATAAGTCCCTCTTGCACAAATTTTTGACTTTTAAGAAGCGGTCTTGGTCAACCCCAAATGTGTGAGTCATTTTAAGTACGTCTGTATTCAGAATGACCCAATACAGAGTCAAGGCTCACGCTCCTACAAGGACCAGTGACATCATGTCTGTGAAGTCATCATAGCTTTGGAATGTTTAAGCTACCAAAGGACACAAGAAATATTATCCTCTCCACCTCAGTATACTCGAAAATAACCCAAATCTCTCGACACCACTCGATAACTAGGTAACCTTTACTCTAGATTGCAATTAATATTTAGGCTGATCTAGGGTAAGTGTCATTATATATGCCTATATGTCATTTAAACAACTTGCTAAATACCTAATAAtgctttataataaaaatagaagtAGTAAGAAATTGAAGACTGAGCTATGTAAACCTGGAAATCATCAGACTCTAACAATTTAGCATCGTCACCACTTGGAcaactttctttttttgcttCCTCTTTATAGAAACACCTTGTTATCCAAGCATTGGTATAGATCACCCTCTTGATATTGGTCTAGAGAATTTGGAATCAGAAATACTGAGAGATGATTAAGGAAACGAATAAGTTATACTGGTCACAGTAGCTGATCAGGTGGAAGCTGGATTGAAAGATCAAATCTTTTGTGCAGGGTTAAATCTCTAGTCCACTGGAGGTGCTGGTGGCTCTCTGCCATGATtctgaaaaagaagaaaaagatcCATACAATGACAACAATTACAATTCAAGGAAATTCCAGTACAGTATTAAGTGATTCAAAGTTAAAGCAGCCCATAATACATATCAGGTGATTTACTGATGGTTAAAACCTATTAAGGATGAATACTTTGCTACACTTTCTGATTACCGTTATCATGTGGAGGTCATCAACGTGAGAAATGCCGTTATATGCAAGAAAAAGTGAGGGTATGCTACAGATTGAAATACAGAAGTGCCAATACTGCGTGATGGCCCACTTCGAGCACTGCTTGTAAGTGATAATTGACGGAGTTTAATCATTATACTGTAATGCTCATTCATTAAAGGTTTGTCTGCCATGACTTACGCCATGAGGACTGGAGGGCTTGCTGCTGGTTGAAGGGCCCCTCAAGCTGGCTGGGCGGAACAGAAAAAGCACGAGAGCTAGAACTATCCATCCCATAATAATCATGGGCAGAGTGATGTCCCCTTCTACTGAGGAGTTGGGGCCGGGCACTGTGTACATACAaaactcaatttaaaaaaaattacacacaaCACGTGTGCTATGTGTGATTtgccttttttcttcttttctttttttttttttttttttttgtatgtacaGACTTACTCTCCTGAAGGCACTCTGTGTCTGTACAGTAGGACTGGGACTGTCTCAGCTTGGAAAAGAATCACAAAGGCAATATTTTATCATACAGGCAAAAACAATACTATATGGATGAAATTACAACATTCTGTGTGGATGTGGGATTCTGCCTGAAAGCAATTTTAGGACAAAAACTGATGCTTCTATATTACACTaattcataaaacattaattgaaATTGAATTTGACCTGATTGAAACAATCAATGTGGGTATTCCTCTGCAAAAAGTTCCATgcatataatatttattgatattatatgatttcatatttgtatttctgtatttataccacaaaaagttgttttttaacgGCGAAATCTATTCAAATGTTTCCTCTACAAACAGTTGAATcaagtgttatttattttcttggCTGAACTAAAGAATCACTAGCGCCCTCTACTGGTCATTCATTCAGACTACAACAGCAAAATTATTAGATACCtagcaacattttaaaaagatagGTATTTTATATGAtctttttctaaaatatatgtttaataaagACAAGAAATTGCCTAGATGAGGTTGGTCCTGAATCTGAAGTTCCTTCTGTTATTGCATTTGCCACAACAGCTCTTGAAAACTACAAACCAGTCTGGAACATAGAGGCCCTGTCAGATTGGGATACATCCAAATGAAATTGAAACTAAAAAGCTTTCTACACcattacaaaacaaacatttttggcAATGATTAATAACTATCATATCAAGTTTTtcgtaaaaacagtaatattgtgaaatattattaacatttttaacaactgttttctatttatacatatatatatatatatatatatatatatatatatatacatatatatatatatatatatatatatatatatatatatatatatatatatatatatacatatatatatatatatatatatatatatatatatatttggaatgtactttcggcccaagtatggtcatggtcgaacatgctgacgtagaccgtttcgagcgattctcgacatatattcatgacatttaatccaatcactgcgctgtagtatgcataagattataattgcggtattatgcatgaggaagtatcacttttCTGGCCtcggtctcttgtcattcagagacatatcgttggtgtttgtttcctcagtgctacaacacaatgcgcatatgctcggtttcagcgcagagctccgcgatgagtttaacAACTCTAGCCACGTggcacatagctcatacagaataaagtatccgtgtttaaagtttttatttcacacattctcctgcaccaaacattaaccagcacggtgtagttatgcacacatatttcatcaagtcttcttcaaatgaattatatgtgcaaactggacactgatacagtggtgtagcctatctgaactcgacgacacgattattctaatagacaaaagactgattttgagactgcagtgctcgtaaacgtaatcaaagtagcctattattagcctaTTAAAGCTAAAGcctttcgcatttctcccttgtgcttgggagtttgttgtcgttttctccatgctcatatattcattattctgtataatgagtgcgttctatgtctgtgcttcattggttgttctctcccctcttctccccctctatactcccacttttccagagctttacacgcccattttaacagactttttTGAGCTTTGAGGAGTGAACGATCAGGGTAAAACGGgcgtttcatgaccctttaaaacTTTTGTATGGTAGTGTATCACGGTTTccccaaaaatattaagcagcaactgttttcaaaattgataaaaatgcatttccaaagcattttttaaaaatcataattatgccAAACTCTTGACCAGTAGTGTATCTTTTTGTACCAAGAAAAGAACAGAAATCCAATATAAGGACACGGTCCATCTAAAACCCAGTTGTTCACTTTTCTTTCATACAGACCAATGGATCAATAAGCTTATATAAAATTCATCTGATTAATTTATAATAGCAGATCCAGAGTAGGCAAACAAGTTAAGCATGTATTGATTTGTTAATATTATGGTTTATTTTGTTCATAAATTAAAGAACTTGTGTTAATTGAAATGCTGATCTGGAACAGAGAAAAAGGAACAGATAGATGAAGAACTCACCAGGTTGAGAAGTCTCCTCATGGCATGTTCATGAGAGCAGATGCACTCACAGGGGTCAAAACCTCCCTCTGCCATCCTCTCCTGAATAAGACAGAATTCACACACATTCCAgactctaataataataataataaattattttaaacgcACAGAGACACGTAGCTCAAAACTACATGGGTGTGGTGAATAAAAAAGACTTCACATGGGAAGGTCTATAGGATGTCAGCATGACAAATATTTGAATCCAAATAAACACAAAGCTGTGTCAGACTACtttaaatattcaaaagacTTGGCTTGCAGTTAATGATTTAGCTGTATGTTATTTTCACTATATATAATAGTGTAGATTCTAATGATCTTCTAGACTCTAGAAGATCATTAACTGCAGTTGTTTCTcctttattacattatttgttaGGGAACGTGTGGATACAAATGTGTCCGACTACTTGGTGAACTATGACATAAACTTAAGCATAAGCACCAAATTGCtcttaaatttctttttatcTTGTTTCACTATAATATTGGCCCAGTTCACTCCAAAAATTGACACTTGAATAACAATTAAATGTTAACATACGTTAAAATGAGATTATGGCGTAGGCTGTAGCCTATGTGATGGGCGCTTGTCACTTGTCATATGAGTGCGGAAGATAGGATGTAGTGTGAGACCTTTCCTACCACCTGAATACTACAGAAAAATGGCTATATTTGGatacatgtattattattattatggctaAATACTGGATATATTTATTTGTCAGAGCAGTCGGGTCCTATAGCTTAACACTAACACAAACTCTCAAAACTCGGCTCTTTTGTTTGGTGTGTTTTAAGAAGTGGACGTATTCAAAGACTATAGAAATATTGAAAAGGGACTGTATTGCATTTCAAGCATTACTGAATATACGAAACTGTAAACAAATGAAAGGAAACCCAAGTCAGGTTTCAGGGAAGAACAACACTTACTCAAAGCAATGGTTTACTATGCTTTCCGCAAAATAACACGAAAACAAATGTTTGATGCAAATTTCTTTTTTAGCAGAtacgtttttttaaaacttggTTCTGTTTCGCTGCTTCCTCTTCGATAACTTTACACTCAACCGGCTGACTCGAATAAACTACGGTCTATCTAAACACTAAACATGTATAAACCACTTATACACACAAAATGTATACCGTTGaagtaatatataataaacaaagaataaaaaacacatttttcaaaatattcttGCTTAAAGCTGTTTAACTTGGAATATAAGAGTCTTCGAGGAGGATGGCggaatatatattattaattaaagcAGCGTATTAATTGAATCTGCagacagcattttaaaaaagaataataaaacataaaataaaaaagttaaccCCAATGGAAACAAACAAGATTTTGGTAAACAGATGTCTTACCAATGACTTCGACAACTCACTCGAAGAGATTTAAAAACATTCGCTTCAAACCAGGAGGACCGATATGTGAATATTGACCCCTGAGAGTGTCCGGTCGCACAGGCTAAATCCAGTGCAAATGCTCCCTTGTGTACACTGGTGTTTGGCAATGGGCCGCAGCTCCGGCTGATGTTCCGTCTGTGTTTTGATAAGGATCAGGGAAGCAACATTAGGAATGTTACTATGGCGAAGGCTTGGTTCCTGAATTGTAATTTGCATCCTTCCTGGGGCGTCCAATTGCGTAACCTAATTATTATTCATGAGGTAAGTCTTCGTCCTTTAACCAGAGGCTTTAACGTCTACATTTCAGCAAATCAGCGAGGTCGACTGGGCGAACATAACACctagtaattaatattaatgagaGAGGCCTTTTCTATAGTAGGATTCGTACATTCGTGTGGTGGATGAGAGCCACGTCGCTACATGACGTATAATGTCGCAGATTTTGGTGAACACTGAAATGCCGTTGCTTTTCTCACCGTTCGCAGAGCGCGTCATTTATTAATTGGTTATCGACATTTTGCCGGCGGggtgtaaataataaaatacataattgcAGTGCGCATCACTTACAGtcatgggtgtgtgtgtgtgtgtgtgtgtgtgtgtgtgtgtgtgtgtgtgtgtgtgtgtgtgtgtgtgtgtgtgtgtgtgtgttgttaatCTAGGCAAATGCAAGCTCATCATCACAGGCACTCAGACCCAAGCTGCATTAAAAGTTGTACACATAAAGAATAGGAGAGTAATTTTGgaagatgttttgaaaaacaatGCAACATAAGACTCCAGTCATCTTAGTCCCAGCATGATTTTCTTGAACGTCCTTTCCTGTTTTTTATACCTAATATTACTGAAATTGTGCAATGGTGATGCCAACTTAgaaaaattctgtttttctgaAAATCCAGAATTGTGTTAGACACAATCCCAGCTAACAGGGTACATTCTCAGAACTTCCCTAACATTCTGgaaaggttctctcaaagttatgaacaaaacattcattcaaagttatctggtctttaataatgttctcaaaaccaTAAAAACATTCTTATAACAAATTTTTGTTCGCTGGAATAGCTTGTACAGTCACTGAATCAGTACAGTAttttttgaattattattttatgtttttaaaatttaattatatcaTTGCCTACAATTTATAATGGTGTTATTGGCATCAAAACgcagactcat from Megalobrama amblycephala isolate DHTTF-2021 linkage group LG7, ASM1881202v1, whole genome shotgun sequence harbors:
- the smim14 gene encoding small integral membrane protein 14, coding for MAEGGFDPCECICSHEHAMRRLLNLLRQSQSYCTDTECLQEMPGPNSSVEGDITLPMIIMGWIVLALVLFLFRPASLRGPSTSSKPSSPHGNHGREPPAPPVD